From the Lathyrus oleraceus cultivar Zhongwan6 chromosome 4, CAAS_Psat_ZW6_1.0, whole genome shotgun sequence genome, one window contains:
- the LOC127136932 gene encoding uncharacterized mitochondrial protein AtMg00820-like, whose amino-acid sequence MAESEPVNMEEALSDPKWMSAMKDELESIKKNNTWMLVDLPKGKKAIGVKWVFKVKANPKGEIIKHKARLVAKGFLQKEGIDFDEVFAPVARHETIRLVVAIANTNS is encoded by the coding sequence ATGGCCGAATCCGAACCGGTGAATATGGAGGAGGCATTAAGCGATCCAAAATGGATGAGTGCAATGAAGGATGAGCTGGAATCAATTAAGAAAAACAATACTTGGATGTTGGTCGATTTACCGAAAGGTAAAAAGGCAATTGGTGTGAAATGGGTCTTCAAGGTGAAAGCAAATCCGAAAGGTGAGATAATCAAGCATAAGGCTCGATTAGTGGCAAAGGGATTTTTGCAAAAGGAAGGCATTGATTTTGATGAGGTATTCGCACCAGTTGCAAGGCATGAAACCATCCGGTTAGTTGTTGCGATTGCAAATACCAACAGCTGA
- the LOC127135410 gene encoding uncharacterized protein LOC127135410 produces the protein MKVNLRKQHKPKMVLSSSICCLLLYIFIVVSFISPINSLETPNHQSLNQTFRSEQELQNLKKTIATRLRQINKPAVKTIQIPNGDIIDCVLIHRQLAFDHPLLKGQKPMGLPKSLREDNQIGNMGDFQLGSFYDESCPNGTIPIRRVTEQDMLRAYSINSFGTKVVNQIPHDHAIITMSDGEYFGAQAAFNVWRPYVESQSEFSLSQMWLASGTYGNDLNTIEAGWHVYPYLYGDDRTRFFIYWTADAYKSTGCYNLACPGFVHTNKNFPIGAELPKLSSYQGTQYSITIKIMKDKNNGNWLLLYGDGHIIGYWPATLFTHLKYVADEVHFGGEIVNQKPGGSHTSTTMGSGHFPEEGFGKAAYIRNMQVIDSDNNLIALDNPSYVATNPNCYNIQGKTSPKWGDHIYFGGPGRTHKCS, from the exons ATGAAGGTTAATCTAAGAAAACAACACAAACCAAAAATGGTCTTGAGTTCTTCAATTTGTTGTCTCCTCCTATACATTTTTATAGTTGTTTCTTTTATTTCTCCTATTAACTCTTTAGAAACACCAAACCACCAATCACTTAATCAAACTTTTCGATCAGAGCAAGAACTTCAAAATTTGAAAAAAACAATAGCTACACGTCTTCGACAAATCAACAAGCCAGCGGTTAAGACAATTCAG ATTCCTAATGGTGATATCATAGATTGTGTTTTAATTCATAGACAATTAGCTTTTGATCATCCTTTATTAAAAGGACAAAAACCAATG GGTCTTCCAAAAAGTCTAAGAGAGGACAATCAAATTGGAAATATGGGTGATTTTCAATTGGGGAGCTTTTATGATGAATCATGTCCTAACGGAACAATTCCGATTCGAAGAGTAACAGAACAAGACATGTTAAGAGCTTACTCTATTAATAGCTTTGGAACGAAAGTCGTCAATCAAATTCCTCATGAT CATGCAATTATAACAATGTCCGACGGTGAGTATTTTGGAGCACAAGCTGCCTTCAACGTATGGAGACCCTATGTGGAAAGTCAAAGTGAATTCAGCTTGTCTCAAATGTGGCTCGCGTCTGGTACATATGGAAATGATCTAAACACCATTGAAGCTGGTTGGCAT GTCTATCCATATCTCTACGGTGATGATCGCACGAGATTTTTTATTTATTGGACG GCTGACGCATATAAAAGTACCGGCTGCTACAATTTGGCGTGTCCAGGCTTTGTTCACACTAACAAAAATTTTCCAATTGGTGCTGAGCTTCCAAAGCTTTCTTCATATCAAGGAACACAATATTCTATTACCATAAAGATAATGAAG GATAAAAACAATGGAAATTGGTTGCTTTTATATGGAGATGGACATATAATTGGGTACTGGCCAGCTACCTTGTTCACACACTTGAAGTATGTTGCAGATGAAGTTCATTTTGGTGGAGAAATAGTGAATCAAAAACCAGGAGGGTCTCATACTTCCACGACAATGGGGAGTGGTCACTTTCCTGAAGAGGGTTTTGGAAAAGCTGCATATATTAGAAATATGCAAGTTATAGATTCTGATAACAACTTGATTGCGTTGGATAATCCCAGCTATGTAGCAACAAATCCAAATTGTTATAATATACAAGGAAAGACAAGTCCAAAGTGGGGGGATCACATTTACTTTGGTGGACCTGGCAGGACTCACAAATGTTCCTAA